The Oncorhynchus mykiss isolate Arlee chromosome 27, USDA_OmykA_1.1, whole genome shotgun sequence sequence CACAATATATGACGCAATTTTTTTCATCATGCTGCGCGACTTCTCCTCACCTTGAAAACAATAACAATGCTGGTGGGGCGGCTGTGGCACTAGTTCCACCTACTGTGAGTTCTGCTTTAATAAGAGAGGAGCCCATGTGTTTGGTGATGCCATTAGACTGAAGTAAACAGGGGCCTCGGTGGAAAATAAATCCACGCTGATAGTCTCTTTTCACTTTTTTGGGGGGTCTTCTTGGATAATAAACATTATAATCTTAGAAGTAATACAGCACCATTATACTGGCAGACAAGCTGTCGGCTTGTCATTGAATCATAATCATTCATATGTAACGTGGAACCAGGCATATTGTCCTTGTTGAGCACATCGTGCCTGATGTCCACTCTCTTGTGGGTCCTTGTTTGTTGTGATGCCATAGATGTACTTACCTGGCCACAGTATTAGGTATTAAAGCCAGTCATGAGAGTTGACATTTTTATTGGTGACATAACTGAGGGCTGCACAGACAGATACGTTAAAAGATTGTGAAAAGCCTATTTTAGGGCTTACGTTTGAATACTTTacaactcttttttttttcttccacaaAAAACTGTCTAAGTACCATGACATCAGTCAGTGATGTCACAGTTGGAAGTCCTAAACAGCTCACATACCTGTATGATGTCTTCTTGAATCCTCTTTACCTCTCCACCACTAAACTGAATATATAACCTTCTTATGTTGCTAATTCCTACCAACTGCAGGAGCCAACATGTCTCATTTAAACCCCTGTCCTTGTTTGTAAAGGCAAAAAAACAATGATGCATGTAGATCAAAAACTGTGTATTCACCATCGCACAGCAGCAGTCAAATAGCTAACCCGAAGCACAGCTGAAAGCACGACAGTTCACCTGATTCATCATCACAACTCATCAGTATGGTATGTGCCATAGTCTACTGCTTAATGTGTTTATGCAAAGACCAGAGTTTCCTTCTAAAGAAGCCACGAATCATGTAGAATGGCAGTAAATTTGTTTAAAATGTTGAAATATTTTCTGAGGCAGGACCCCCAGCCCCCATACTAAACTTGGTCCCCCCCAATGTCTATACCCCTTCGCCCTTGGCGAAGACAGCAGAGTTTTTCCAGTCTGAGTACACCAAGAAGCCAGTGAAGGTGCTGTCAGTCTTAGAGCTGGAGTAGAAACCACTGTACTCTCCCAATGCCATCTGTACCCACACCTGGTCGCCCGGGATGAGGTGCAGCAGCGAGCCCCCGGACAAAGACGCTGGCTTGGGCCAGTTCCCATAGAACTGGAAATACGACGCCATCGTGTGACCGTTTTTCATCAGGTCAAACTGCAGGCTGGCCCGGTAGACGGTGGCGTGGACCGCAAAGTAGTAGACGCCGGGCACTTTGCAGGTGAAGCGTCCTGTTTCCATGTCGTAGTCGCCCTGCTCGTTGAGTATTACCTTGTCAAAGTGCACAGCGTCTTCCGCCGCCACGGGCTTGGTGCGGCCCTCGGACAACTTGGCGCTGAAGGCTGATTTGGGAGCAATGGCGCACTCCCCCGACTGCCCCCTGTCTCCTTTATCTCCAGGGTTCCCCTGGTCTCCAGTGAGGCCCCTAAAGCCTGTGTCACCTTTAGGGAGAATAGGGCAAAgacacagtcctgttactactGTTCATTCAATAACACTTGAACCAACAGTAAACCAATTGAACCAAGGAAAGACTCATGGATCATTATAGTCCACAGTATGTTGTAGAAAGTATGGTGCCCTGATGTGACTGTACCTGGCTCTCCCCCgactcccttctctcccttctccccaggGGCAGAATCACGCCCGTCCCTCCCATCTCTTCCTGGTTGGCCAGCACCTCCGTGCAACCCAGGGGTGCCTGGGATACCTGGGTGTCCCGTACACAGACTGGGCGGTATCTTGTTGTCTTCTAATTGGTTGGAGAAGTTGACCAGTAGaacggggaggaggaggaggggccaTAGCTGGAGTGATTTCATTTCAATGCTACTATGTAGAGGAGAAACATTCTCTGTCAACATAAAGGAATAGAAAATACATTTTCTACTTGATACTCTTTTCTCTAGAACTGACTTTTCAAGGGGATCCACATAGTGTTCCATCCGTGAGTTTATAAATAGATATGGAGTTCATTGATTTGTTCTGCAGATGATAGGAAAAGCACCATACCGCAAAGGTTACATAAATGACAAGGAAATCTAGTAACACAAACACTTGAACCCATAAATGCTATGTGCTGAAATGAGTGGAAATATCCTTCAAAGAATGATGATATGAAATGAGAGCAGAAAGAGAACATGTAATATAGTGTAACGTATCATATAGTAGAGATTGAATCAGCTTTTCTTATGGACATATTCATGTATTGTGAATACAGACTTGGACTCTCACTCAACTGGACACATCTAAGAGGAGGGGTCAGATGACCGGGAGAAAGCATGCaactggagagagggagtaaccaTCTAAAAATATAACAGAAGACTCCTCATACCACGGACACAAAGCATTGGGAGTATAGGCCCCCAGTACATTTAATGAGAGCGTACACCTATGGCCGACAGGCATTACACCTTTTTAAAAGGAGCAATCAGATAATGACCATACCCTATATCTGCTTGTAGCTGTTGGCATCAGTAACCTGCACTTCAGGAAACTTGTTTTCTCCGTTTTTAAAACAGCTGTTTCACATTAAATGTTAAAGAGAGCAGCAGTGCCAGAATGGAAGCAATCATTATTTACACAGTTCAAAACAAAAGCTCAGTGTTAATCCCTGCTTTCCTTTGGCGTGAGTTCAGGATCATCTTGTCCGtcccgtgcgtgcgtgtgtgtgtaagcctGAGCGTGTTGAATTGAGGGAGAGTGTCTCCGCCCCCTCCTTTAGCAGTGCTGGGAAAGAGAGGAGCCAGCTGTGAGAGAGTATGTCTCCAGACTAACACTGTTGGCTACCATGGGACTGCAGCACAAGGACAAGCCTCACAAGGCCTGAACATACAGACACTGGGAACGACAGGGCATGTCTCCAGAGAACCTCACAATCAATTTGCCGATAGCAAGAGCGGACCCTGTGGTAGAGAGCTGTGCAACTTGATCACACAACATTATGCTCACATTGAACATTTGAAATCACTGCCACAGCATATGCCCATATTCAAACATCCGTTTTAGCCATACCATAGAACAATCGTCGAATAAGGACTTCCAGCGTGTAGTGTGCTCTACTACGAGCAAATATTACTTTAAGGCCAGAAAAGACCTTTGATAAAAGATGAAATCCTCAATGCACTGTCTTCCAGGTTATTTTCATCTCACTGCCACCTTCGTGAGTCAGTGGTATATATTTCGGCCTCAGCTGCTGTATTCTTTATGGCAGCATTTAAAGACCCGTGCAGAGCAGAGAGGGCTGGCCTGTGGAGAAACTAGCCAAAAGCTGTGTCAGCATTCTGAggaagaacagacagacaggataaaCACTGGATTCTGAGACGCTGCAGACCTCTGTATCCCTATCCCCTATAATGACCACCAACTCCCATTTTGTTTGCGTGGGAGTACGATATGCAAAGTACAGTAATACATTGGTATGTATTGTTGCAACTTTCTGAGCAACTAACCATCCAATAACATACAGGGGATGTTAGCAGTATCACAAAGAATCCCAGTATAAAACGTTTCTGATAAGGATAGCAGCAGTGTTATCACTGGTTCGAAAAAATGTATGCTATTTGAATATGATAGCCAGTGTGACGAATAGGCTACATTATTTGTTACTTCAATAAGACATTTATATTCCAATTACATAGGAATTCATCAACACATTTACAAAACAAAATGAGTTGCCTATGAAACATGCACTCCTCCATTCCTTTACTGACTGTTTGTGTGGCAGCAAAATATTCTCAATGTAAAATAGATGATTTTCCTTATTGTAGATCACGTTGAGCCACCCCTACTCACAGCAGACAGCAAACATATACAACTATTTTCAATCAGGTATTATTTGAAGAAAAAGTTTACCAGTCAACGTCCAAAAGTCCTTAGGAGCAGCCGTCTTTGCCTTGTGCTGAAGTGAAAACAGTCAAAGTTATCTTTGCTGCTTTCAGCCAAAGAGCCTGGGAAAAGAGGAGAACTCTCAGCCTGGGAAGGAAACGGCAATGAAAGCAAATTAgaaagagggagggtgggagacagagaggaaaataTAGTGAGAGTAGGAGGGAAATATTTGAAGTCTCCCCAGCACAAATAATGAAGAGGAAAATAAGTCTTCAATAAGTCAAACAATAAGATCAGGATCAGAACAAGAGAGATGTTGAGAAATCAGGAAAGCGAGGGAGTGGGGAAAAGGAGGTGCAGCGAGGATAACAAAGGTTGGCAGATTACATACGATTTAAAGATTTGAGACTGGAGGAATTTCTTTCCCAAACATAAACAGTGGGAGAAGATCAAGGGGTTGTGGTCACTGGTCAGGGACATGTATCCACTATACACTGAGTCAAAGTCCTGGAAAACTTGAGCAATGCTGTTAACTGCTGTTACAGCCTACTGTTACAGCCTATATTGTGAACTCCTCAAAAAGCAGTAAGGCCTTCGAATCAGAGGATTCTTAATTATTAGCCTTAACGCCGAGACAGTTGATCAGTTTTGTGAGAGttaagagacagggagagacttGAAGTTATGCTATGTTATCTTAGAGTGAAGCAACATTTTTCTTTCTTCCGATTTTCTCCCGAAATTGAAACAATAGAGACTTTGGCTGGAATCCTCTCCTCTTGTCAGTTTTGAGCTGATTGAGGAATGTGAAATAAACATCCCACATCTCACTTAACCATTTGCAGCCATTCTTAAAGAGGATGTGACCTATTTTACTGAACTATCACTCACTTTGATTGCTGTCTCTCCATGCACACcagcatgtacagtggggagaacaagtatttgaaacactgccgattttgcaggttttcctacttacaaagcatgtagaggtctgtcatttttatcataggtacacggaatctaaaacaaaaatccagaaaatgacattgtatgatttttaagtaatgaatttgcattttattgcatgacataagtatttgatcacctaccaaccagtaagaattccggctctcacaaacctgttagtttttctttaagaatccctcctgttctccactcattacctgtattaactgcacctgtttgaactatATAAAAAACTACTGTCCAcaaactcaatcaaacagactccaacctctccacaatggccaagaccagagagttgTGTAAGGACATCGgggttaaaattgtagacctgcacaaggctgggatgggctacaggacaataa is a genomic window containing:
- the c1qtnf5 gene encoding complement C1q tumor necrosis factor-related protein 5 gives rise to the protein MKSLQLWPLLLLPVLLVNFSNQLEDNKIPPSLCTGHPGIPGTPGLHGGAGQPGRDGRDGRDSAPGEKGEKGVGGEPGDTGFRGLTGDQGNPGDKGDRGQSGECAIAPKSAFSAKLSEGRTKPVAAEDAVHFDKVILNEQGDYDMETGRFTCKVPGVYYFAVHATVYRASLQFDLMKNGHTMASYFQFYGNWPKPASLSGGSLLHLIPGDQVWVQMALGEYSGFYSSSKTDSTFTGFLVYSDWKNSAVFAKGEGV